GGTTTGTTTTGTGAGAAAATTTTTGGGCCAGTAAAAAACTATGAGTGTAGTTGTGGCAAGTATAAATCCGCTCGTTACAAAGGAATGATTTGTGATCGTTGTGGTGTTGAAGTCACCCACGCTTCAGTTAGACGAAGACGTATGGGACATATTGAATTAGCTGTTCCTTGTGCTCATATATGGTATGTTCATGGAGTTCCTTCCCGTTTGGCTTTAGTCTTGGATATTAGTTCTAATGATCTTGAAAAAGTTATTTATTTTGGTGGTTTTATTATTAAAGAAGTAGATGAAGAACTTAAGAAGAAGACATCGGAACAGCTGAAAAAAGAATATGGGGAGTATCAAAAAGAGATTACCCAAAAAATTAAACAGGCTGATAAGAAAGAGAAAACAAAACTTTTGGAGAAAAAATCTCAGGTTGAAAGAGCTTTTGTCAAAGGTAAAGAAGAGTTGCAGAATTTGCGCGTTAAAAAAGTTATTTCTGAAGACGAATACTATGATTTAATTACTAAGTATGGTCAAATTGTTAAAGTTGGTATTGGTGCTGAAGCCATTGCCGAGCTTTTAGAAGCTATGGATTTGGAAAAGGAAATTAAAGAGATGGAGAAAAAACTTAGCAAATATACTGAGAAGCAAAGGCCTAAAAGAATAGTTTACAGACTCAAGTTGTTCTACCAAATGAAGAAGGCCAATATCAGGCCCGAATGGATGATTATAAAAGTCCTACCTGTTATCCCTCCTGACTTAAGGCCAATGGTCCAGCTTGATGGCGGTCGTTTTGCTGCTTCAGATTTAAATGATCTTTATCGCCGGGTTATTAGCCGAAATAATCGCCTGAAAAGATTAATGCAAGAAGGGGCTCCAGAAGTTATTTTGCGTAATGAAAAAAGAATGCTCCAGGAAGCAGTTGATGCTTTAATTGACAACAGCGCTCGTGGGCAAAAAGCAGCGATGACTACTTCGGGTAGAAGAGCACTTAAGTCTCTTTCAGATATGTTACGCGGCAAGCAAGGGAGATTTCGTCAAAATCTTTTAGGTAAGCGGGTTGATTATTCTGGTCGCAGCGTTATTGTGGTTGGGCCTGAATTAAAGTTTCACCAATGCGGTATTCCTAAACATATGGCATTGGAAATTTTTCGGCCTTTTGTTATTGCCAAACTTTTAGAAAAAGAAACTGCTAACAATATCAAGCATGCTAATCAGTTGGTAGAACAAGAGATACCTGAAGTTTGGGAAGTTTTAGGTGAGATTATCAAAAATTATGTAGTGCTTTTAAACCGAGCGCCTACTCTTCACCGTTTAGGTATTCAAGCATTTGAACCCGTTTTGGTAGAGGGCAAAGCTATCAGGATTCATCCTTTGATTTGTGAGGCTTATAACGCTGATTTTGATGGAGATCAAATGGCTGTATTTTTGCCTCTTAGTAAGAAAGCACAGGAAGAAGCAAAAGCGTTAATGGCTTCTAGTGTTAATTTGCTTAAACCTGCTTCAGGCAGACCAATTGTGACACCCAAGCAGGATATGGTATGGGGTTTGTACTACCTTACTTATTTGGATGACAAGCAAAAAGCCAAAAAATATTTTGGTTCTGAAGAGGAAATTTTAGTTGCTTATTGGACAGGACATTTGGATCTGCAAGAAAAGGTAAAGATAAAAATCAAGGAAGGAGATGTTATTGAAACTTCTTGCGGCAGAGTGATTCTTAATCAAGTTTTACCTCCTAATCTACGTTTCTTTAATGACTTGGTAGACAAAAAAGCAATGTCTCGTTTAATTGCTAAGAGTTTTGAATTTTTGGGTAAAGAAAAAACTGTTGAGTTAATAGACGACTTAAAGACTTTAGGTGTATACTTTGCCACTGTTTTTGGTACTACTATTTCAATGGCGGATATTGTTATTCCCAAGGAGAAAAAGCAGATTTTAGCGAAAGCGGAAAAAGAAGTTAAAAATATACGGAAGCAGTTTGAACAAGGTATGATTACCAATGAGGAACGTCATTTGATGATTGTAGATGTTTGGTCTAAAGCTCGGGGAGAACTGGAGAAAAAGATGCTTACTGCTTACTCTCCTTTGAACCCTGT
This portion of the bacterium genome encodes:
- the rpoC gene encoding DNA-directed RNA polymerase subunit beta', which translates into the protein MAKATKGKAQGIEILPESIESFDFLRLGIASPEEILSWSNGEVTKPETINYRTQRPERDGLFCEKIFGPVKNYECSCGKYKSARYKGMICDRCGVEVTHASVRRRRMGHIELAVPCAHIWYVHGVPSRLALVLDISSNDLEKVIYFGGFIIKEVDEELKKKTSEQLKKEYGEYQKEITQKIKQADKKEKTKLLEKKSQVERAFVKGKEELQNLRVKKVISEDEYYDLITKYGQIVKVGIGAEAIAELLEAMDLEKEIKEMEKKLSKYTEKQRPKRIVYRLKLFYQMKKANIRPEWMIIKVLPVIPPDLRPMVQLDGGRFAASDLNDLYRRVISRNNRLKRLMQEGAPEVILRNEKRMLQEAVDALIDNSARGQKAAMTTSGRRALKSLSDMLRGKQGRFRQNLLGKRVDYSGRSVIVVGPELKFHQCGIPKHMALEIFRPFVIAKLLEKETANNIKHANQLVEQEIPEVWEVLGEIIKNYVVLLNRAPTLHRLGIQAFEPVLVEGKAIRIHPLICEAYNADFDGDQMAVFLPLSKKAQEEAKALMASSVNLLKPASGRPIVTPKQDMVWGLYYLTYLDDKQKAKKYFGSEEEILVAYWTGHLDLQEKVKIKIKEGDVIETSCGRVILNQVLPPNLRFFNDLVDKKAMSRLIAKSFEFLGKEKTVELIDDLKTLGVYFATVFGTTISMADIVIPKEKKQILAKAEKEVKNIRKQFEQGMITNEERHLMIVDVWSKARGELEKKMLTAYSPLNPVYSMVLSGSRGSVAQLSQLSGMKGLVVSPSGRIIDLPVKANYKEGLGVLEYFISSHGARKGRTDTALRTSEAGYLTRRLVDVAQDIIVEEEDCGTKEGITLRREEEADFVLSLRGRVVLKDVKNKKGKILIKKGELITQELAQKIAEEVEEVEVRSPLTCASPYGICQKCYGEDLARGEMAELGTAVGIMAAQAIGEPGTQLTMRTFHVGGVAGEDITQGLPRVEQLFEARTPKNPALLAEEAGKVRIIEKEDKTEIVLEAARKKKRTLHLPKNTTLKVKEGELVKEKEVLTEGKVRIKAPFSGRIVKIDKTKIVIEASEPARYEWEVSPYFEILVEDGEEVEKGQQLTEGNVDIKMLARLKGEKAAQKHIINEISDVYASQGQDIHPKHFEVTVRRMFSKCQIVNPGDSTFVEGQIVDRAKVDFINGELKKKKKKEIRALPLVLGITRVSLSTDSFLSAASFQETSAVLRDAALVGKVDLLRGIKENVIIGKLIPSGTGFKPRQYLQPAGRGKSKGKS